From a region of the Dehalococcoidales bacterium genome:
- a CDS encoding AAA family ATPase → MATDIEILKKAQEREDDKRRPPQWKSWEFWVVGATKDDIKRLVDQGYVTAAVRQPRLTKYLLTDKGRQVVWSASMERKFTAVPRSTLMESMELVVGFEDIKETLADAIAQRRRINFMLEGPPACAKSVILECVRTCVPYAYMAFGSRTSAAGLSDVLFEIKPELLLLDEVDKMRHDCYSVLLGLMEKGEILETKSGKTRGIVLDTMVIAACNSSKKMSPEFLSRFAFHPYFKEYTRQEFIDVCVGMLTRVEGCPPDVAHLIGVQVYDMGLGDVRKARGVWQLMRAPTEEEVQRIIRMNLKYSPELDTRKVKRQGVKLPGF, encoded by the coding sequence ATGGCTACCGACATTGAAATATTAAAAAAGGCTCAAGAGCGAGAAGACGACAAGCGGAGACCTCCACAATGGAAATCCTGGGAGTTCTGGGTTGTGGGCGCCACTAAAGACGATATCAAGCGTCTTGTCGACCAGGGATATGTTACGGCAGCGGTCAGGCAACCTCGTCTTACAAAATACCTGCTGACTGATAAAGGTCGTCAGGTTGTATGGTCCGCATCGATGGAGCGAAAGTTTACTGCCGTGCCCCGTAGTACCCTCATGGAGTCGATGGAGCTCGTCGTGGGTTTCGAGGATATAAAGGAAACATTAGCGGACGCCATCGCCCAGCGACGCCGAATCAACTTCATGCTCGAAGGGCCGCCGGCATGCGCGAAATCAGTTATCCTGGAATGCGTCAGAACATGCGTACCTTATGCTTACATGGCTTTCGGGTCCAGAACATCTGCAGCGGGTTTAAGCGACGTGCTCTTCGAGATAAAGCCGGAGCTCCTTCTCCTGGACGAAGTAGATAAAATGAGGCACGATTGCTATTCCGTTCTACTGGGTTTGATGGAGAAAGGAGAGATACTCGAGACAAAGAGCGGTAAGACCCGGGGGATCGTCCTGGACACGATGGTCATTGCTGCCTGCAATAGCTCGAAGAAGATGTCGCCTGAGTTCCTCTCCCGCTTTGCTTTCCATCCTTACTTTAAGGAATACACCCGCCAAGAATTTATTGACGTGTGTGTGGGAATGCTGACTCGAGTTGAGGGCTGCCCTCCGGATGTCGCCCACCTGATCGGTGTCCAAGTCTACGACATGGGACTGGGGGACGTGCGAAAGGCGAGGGGCGTCTGGCAACTGATGCGCGCACCGACCGAGGAAGAAGTTCAACGTATTATCAGAATGAATTTGAAATATAGCCCGGAGCTGGATACCAGGAAGGTGAAACGACAGGGCGTCAAGCTGCCGGGTTTTTAG